The DNA region GGATGATGAGCGGGACAGGCGTGCTGACCAGCGTTCCGAGACCATTGGGAAGGCTCAGAGTCTGAGCAAGTCTGGCTTCGATCATCGGCCCGATGATAAGTCCGAGAATAAGCGGGCTGAGCGGCCAATGTGCTTTTCTCATGAGGTAGCCGATCACACCGAAGACGATGGTCACCCAGACATCGAACATGCTGTTCCGGGTCGAGTACGAGGCGATGATGCAGACGGCGAGGATCGCGGGTCCCATGTACTTGATCGGGATGACGCTGATCTTCGCCCAGAGCCCCACGAGGGGCAGGTTGAGGACGAGGAGCATGACATTGCCGATGTACATGCTGCCGATGATCGCCCAGGCGATGCCCGCATTGTCTCCGGTGAACAGGAGAGGGCCCGGCTGCAGCCCGAACATCATGAAGGCGGCCATGAGGATCGCCAGCGATGAGGTCGTGGGGATGCCGAGGGACATCAGCGGGATGAAACCCGCCTGTGCGTTCGCGTTGTTCGCGGCCTCAGGAGCTGCGACGCCTTCTATGGCTCCCCGCCCGAATCGTTCCGGATGCCGGGAGACGCGCTTCTCGAGGTCGTAGGCCATGAACGAGGCGACGGCGGGGTTGGCGCCGGGCAGGAGGCCGAGCGGGAAGCCGAGCGCAGTGCCTCGCAGGATGCCCGCGAATCCGCGCTTGAGCTCCTTCCCGCGTGGCATCATCTTCCCCAGCGGGCCGCTGTGGAAGCTCTTGATGCCGCTCTCCGCGCTCATGAGCACTTCTGTGACTCCGAACAGGCCGACGATGATGGGGACCAGCTCGAGCCCTTCGCGCAGCACGCCGATGCCGAACGTCATCCGCAATTGACCGCCGGAGACCTCGTCGACGCCGACGCTGATGAGGACCATGCCGAAGGCCGCGGCGCCGATGGCCTTGATCACGGACCCCTCGTTGAGGCAGATGACCGCCACCAGGGCGAACACGAGCAGGGCGAGGTACGCCGCGGGGGTGAACGAGAGCGCGAAGCGGGCGAGGGTCGCACCGACGAGCGTCAGCAGGATGAGGCCGATTGTTCCGGCGAAGAAGGATCCCACGGCCGAGATCCACAGCGCCTGCCCCGCGCGTCCCTTCTTCGCCATGGGGAACCCGTCGTACGTGGTGGGGATGCTGGCCACCTCGCCGGGGATGTTCGCGACGATGGCGGTGGTCGATCCCCCGTACATCGCACCGTAGAAGACGCCCGCCAGCATCGCGATCGATGCACCCGGATCTCCGAACAGGAGGGTCACCGGCAGGAGCATTCCGATCGTGGCGGAGGGGCCGAGCCCGGGAAGGACGCCGACCAGTGTTCCGGCGAGGACGCCGATCAGCGCACTGATCAGATATGAGGGCTGGAGTGCGTCCAGAAGTCCGTTGATGATCTCCATGAATTCTGTCCTTCCCGCTTGGAGCGAACCGAGGCGTGCAGGTCGTGCCGGGCTTTCAGATGTTGAACAGGTCGAACAGTCCGGTGGGCATGCGCACGCGGAGCAGATAGATGAACACGAACACCAGGACCGCGGAGAGGCCGACGGTCATGATGACGAGAGGGAGGATCTTCCGGACTCCGAAGATGATGCTCGCGCTGAGGAAGAAGATCGGAGTGGCGAGGACGTAGCCGAGCACGGCGATGAGGACGCCGTAGCCCACGAGTGCTGCGATCAGCCAGAGAAGCCGAGACATGAGACCGTTTCGCACCGGAGGCGCGACGTCCTCGTCCCCGGTGCCGGCATCGTCCACGGCATCCGGCGCGGTCTTCGGGGCCTTGACGATCAGTGTGACCAGATAGCCCACCCCGCTGGCCAGCAGGAGCACGGCGATGAGGATCAGGTACCAGCCCGGTTTCAGGACCTGATTCATTCGGAAGGCGGGGGGATTCAGCGACAGCCGAATGCCCTCGAACAGCGAGATGACACTCACGACGATGAAGATCAACGCTGTCGTGACGTCCTTGCCATCAATCGTCCGGGATCCTATGCGCATGTCATCGTTCCCCTTGCTTCTCGTCGCTGAGTCGGTGATTCTCGGGTTGGTGATTGCTATCCGGCTTGGTGCCGTAGAAGAAATCGGGTTGTCGCAAAAGCAACGATATCAAGAGGGTCTCGTGTCGTCAACATGGCGATTCGACACTCGCAGGCGTGCGCCGTTTCGTCGCCGGCATCGCGAGGGGACCGGCTCGGCCGTGATGGAGCCAGTCGGCGTCGCCCGAGCCGCCGCGGAGTGCGGCGTCTGCTCGGCTGATCCGGCTCGTGACGTCCTATGACGACGTGATTGGATCGGACCGGGCATGGCCGAATACCGTTTCGGGACCCCCACGAGAGGAAGAACCCGAACCATGTCCCGCCGTATCATCACCTTCGCCTCCATCGCCACCGCGACCGCGTTGATCGCATCGCTCGCCGGCTGCTCATCCGGTCCTGCGTCCTCCGAGCCCACCGACGAGGCTGCGGCGGAGCAGACCGTCCGCATCGGGGTCGTCGGCAAGAGCGACGCACAGTGGCCGGCGTTCGTCGCGGCCGCGGCGGACGAGGGGATCGATGTCGAGCTCGTCGACTTCGCCTCCTACGAGCAGCCCAACCCGGCGCTGAGCGCGAAGGAGCTGGACATCAACCAGTTCCAGCACATCGTCTACCTCGCCGGCTACAACGTGGCTTCGGGCGATGACCTCGTCCCGATCGGGTCCACCGGCATCTACCCCCTGGGCCTGTACTCCCAGAAGGTCGACAGCGTCGAGGAGATCCGGCAGGGCGACACCGTCGCCGTCCCGGATGACGCCTCGAACCAGGCCCGGGCGCTGCTCGTGCTCCAGTCCGCGGGACTGATCGAGCTCTCCAGCGGCGGCACGATCTTCTCGGACCTGTCCGACATCGATGAGGAGCACTCGAAGGTCGAGGTCATCGCGCTGGAGGCCGCCCTCATCCCGAACTCGCTGCCGGATGTCGCTGCGGCCATCATCAACAACGACTTCGTCACCCAGGCGGGGCTGAGGTTCGAGGACGCCATCGCGCAGGACGACCCGTCGGATGCGAATGCGCTGCCGTATGTGAACATCTTCGCCACCCGTGCGGAGGACAAGGACAACGAGACGTACCTCAGACTCGTCGACATCTTCCAGAACGACCCCGCTGTGCAGGCGGGCCTCGCCGAGGCATCCGGAGACACCATCGTGCCGCTGAAGACGCCGATCGCCGATCTGGAGGCCTCGCTGGCGAAGGTGGAGAAGGACACCGAAGCGCAGGGGTGACACGGTCCGAGACACAGGGAGAACTCATGTCCATCGTGTCCCTCGTCGACGTCGTGAAGACGTACCCGCCCGCCTCCAGAGGCGGGCGGGCCGTCACCGCCGTCGACGGCGTGAGCCTCGAGATCGAGGCCGGTGACGTGCTCGGCATCATCGGGTACTCCGGGGCGGGCAAGTCGACCCTGGTGCGGTTGATCAACGCGCTCGAACCCGCCAGTTCGGGGACGATCACCGTCGACGGCGTCGACATCACCGGGCTGCGCGAACGCGAGCTGCGCCGGATGCGCGGCGGCATCGGCATGATCTTCCAGCAGTTCAACCTGTTCGCCTCCAAGACCGTGCACGCCAACATCGCCTATCCGCTCCGCCTGGCGGGGTGGTCGAAGCCGGACATCGATGCGCGCGTCGGCGAGCTGCTGAGCTTCGTCGGGCTCGCCGACCGGGGAAGGGCGTTCCCCGAGCAGCTGTCCGGCGGTCAGAAGCAGCGGGTCGGGATCGCGCGCGCACTGGCCACCAGGCCCGCCATCCTGCTCGCCGACGAGGCGACCAGCGCACTCGATCCGCAGACCACCCACGAGGTGCTGGATCTGCTCAGGCGGGCGAACGCCGAGCAGGGCGTCACGATCGTCGTCATCACCCACGAGATGGACGTCATCCAGTCCATCGCCACGAAGGTGGCCGTCATGGAGCGTGGCCGCGTCATCGAGCAGGGCGATGTGTTCGAGGTGTTCTCCGCGCCGCGCAATCCCGCCTCGCAGCGGTTCGTGCGCACCGTCGTCAAGGGCATCCCGACCCCGGCAGAGGCCGCCGCTCTGCGACGACGCCACACCGGACGACTGGTGACGTTCTCGTTCCGCGACGGCGACTCCTCGCAGGCGCGGGTGTTCCTCGATCTCGCGCGGTCCGGACTGGAGTTCGAGCTCGTGTACGGCGGCATCAACGACATCCGCGGGCGCGCCTTCGGCCATCTCACGCTCGCGATCCGCGGCGAGGGCGCCTCCGTCGACGCCGCGCTCGACCGCATCCGCACGCACGCGACCGTCACCGAGATCGGGGAGGGGGAACTCTGATGGACCGCCTCAATCAGCTGTGGCCGGAGTTCTGGGACGCCGCCCTGGAGACGCTGTACATGACGAGCTACGCGCTCGTGCTGGCCGGGGTCCTCGGCACGGTGATCGGGGTGGGACTGTACGTCACGCGGCCCGGCGGGCTCTTGCCGAATCGCCTGATCGCCGGGCTCCTCGAACTCCTGGTGAACTTCTTCCGGCCCATCCCGTTCGTCATCTTCATCGCTGTGCTGCAACCGGTCACCCGCGCGGTGATCGGCATCGGCATCGGCACCACGGCGGGGGCGTTCGCGATCGGCATCGCGGCGGCCTTCGCCATCGGCCGCATCGTCGAGCAGCATCTCGTCTCGGTCCCTTCGGGCGTCATCGAGGCGGCGCGGTCGATGGGGGCGGGGCCGTGGCGGATCCTGCTGACCGTGGCGATCCCGGAGTCCCTGGGACCGCTGATCCTGGGCTACACGTTCATCGTCGTGGCGCTGATCGACATGACGGCCATGGCCGGCATGGTCGGTGGCGGCGGTCTGGGAGCGTTCGCGCAGATCTACGGATTCCGTCGTTTCGAGCCGGTCGTGATGTGGGCGGCGATCGTCCTCATCGTCGTGTTCGTGCATCTCGTGCAGTTGCTGGGGACGAGGCTGGCACGGAAGACGATGCGGCGCTGAACTGCCGCTCAGCGCGTGCGGGGAGCCTCTTGGAGCACCCGGCGCGTCACGAACTCGCGCCGTCGGCCGCTGAGCGGGTCCACGAAGCGCAGTTCGCGCGCCAGCAGCTGCAGGGGCAGGGCGTGGTCGTCCGGGGCCTCGGGGAGCAGGTCGGGATAGAAGCTGTCGCCCAGGATGCCGGCGCCCAGCGCCGCGAGGTGCACGCGCAGCTGGTGCATCTTCCCCGAGCGCGGCCGCAGTCGGGTGTGGAGCACCCGCTCGTCGGCGGCCACCAGCTCGATGAGGGTCTCGGAGTTCGGGTCGCGATCGGCGTCCACCCGCACGCAGACGTGGCCGCGTCGCTTCTCGATGTGGTTGCGGTACACGAGTGGGAACGGATGCCCGTCCAGGGCGGGGGCGGCGGGATCCCATCCGTCGGGCAGCGCCGAGACCGCCTCGTAGACCTTCTCGACCTCGCGTCGCTCGAACATCAGCTGATAGGCGCCGCGCACCTCGGGTCGTACGGCGAACATCAGCAGTCCCGCCGTCGCGCGGTCCAGCCGATGGACCGGGGTGAGCTCGGGCAGACCCAGCAGGTTGCGCAGCCGGACCAGCGCGGAGTTCTGCACGTACTTGCCGCCAGGGGTGGTCGGCAGGAAGTGCGGCTTGTCCACGACGACCAGGTCATCGTCCCGATGCAGCACCTCGACCTCGAACGGGATGTGCCGTTCGACGGGAGGCTCGCGGTAATACCAGACGAACTCGTGCTCGCCCAGCGGTGTGAGACGCGTGAGGGGCGTGCCGTCGCGCGCGACGATCTCACCACGGTCGAAGCGCGCCAGCAGCCGCTCGGGCTCCAGATGGAAGAACCGCTCGGCCATGAACGCCCCGACGGTGGGCCAGGGGCCCGTCAGGGGCAGATGCAGACGCGTGGCGCCGACGCCGTCGCGCACGGGCAGGGGGGAGAGCATCGCCATCAGCGCCGCACCCCGATCATGCCTCGACGCGCGGTCATGGGTCGAAGCTCAGACTGAGCTTGCGCAGCAGCCCTGCCAGCCGGTCCCGCTCGGTGCGAGGGAGCGCATGCAACATCTCCGCCTCGGCGTCGACGAGGCGGGTGATGGCCGCATCCACCCGCACTCTGCCCTCGTCGGTGAGCAGGACGAGGATGCTGCGGCCGTCGCGGGGGTCGGCCTCGCGGCGCACGAACCGGCGGCTGACAAGTCTGTCGATCCGATTCGTCATGGTGCCGCTGGACACCAGCGTCTGCTGCAGGAGCTGCTTGGGGGACAGTTTGAACGGTGCGCCCGCGCGGCGCAGTGCCGAGAGCACGTCCCACTCCCACGGCTCGATGTCGCTGCGGTGGAACACCTCGCGGCGGGCCCGATCCAGCTGCCGCGAGAGTCGATCCATCCGGGAGAGCACCTCCAGGGGGGAGAAGTCCAGGTCGGGTCGCTGCACGTTCCACGCGCTGACGATCCGATCGACCTCATCCACCTCGCTCATGCTGTCCATTATCCCGTGGCAGACTTGTCAGGCGGCCGCGTTCCCTCTCGGCCGTGGTCCGCCGTGGTGTAATGGCAGCACGACAGCCTTTGGAGCTGTGAAGTCCAGGTTCGAGTCCTGGCGGCGGAGCATGTCGGAGAATCCACTCGCCATCATCGTCCTCGCCGCGGGTGCGGGCACCCGCATGAAATCGCGGCTGCCCAAGGTGCTGCATCAGATCGGCGGACGTCCGCTGGTCGGGCATGTGCTGAGCACGGCGCGCGCGCTGGGCGCGCAGCACATCGAGGTCGTCGTGCGGCATGAGCGGGATCAGGTCGTCGCGGCGCTGGCGGAGCAGTATCCGGATGCCGAGATCGTCGACCAGGACGAGATCCCCGGCACCGGCCGTGCGGTGCAGGTCGCCCTCGACGCCCTGCCGGAGGACTTCGACGGTGATGTGCTGGTGCTCTCCGGTGATGTGCCGCTGCTGCAGCCCGACACACTGCGGCGGCTGATCGACGGGCACCGCGCCGCCGCGGCCGCCGCGACCGTGCTCAGCGCCCACCTGCCCGATCCGACCGGCTACGGACGCGTCATCCGCAGCGCCGACGGCGTCGTCGAGCGCATCGTGGAGCAGAAGGACGCCACCGACGACGAGGCCGCCGTCACCGAGATCAACGCGGGCGTGTACGTGTTCCGTGCACGGCCGCTGCGCACCCACCTGGCACGGGTCGGCCGCAGCAACGCGCAGCAGGAGATGTACCTGACCGACGTGATAGGCCTCCTCCGCAGCGCCGCGGAGCCTGTCGCGGCAGAGGTGGCCGATGACGCGGCGGCCACGTTCGGCGTCAACGACCGTGCTCAGCTGGCCGAGGCGGGGCGCGTGCTGAACCAGCGCATCGTGCGCCGCTGGCAGCGCGAGGGCGTGACCATCGTGGACCCCGCGACCACCTGGATCGACGACGACGCGGTGCTCGCCCCGGACGTGACCATCCTGCCCCACACGCAGCTCCTGCGCGCCACGGTGATCGCCGCGGGCGCGACGATCGGCCCGGACACGACTCTCGTGGACACCGAGGTGGGTGAGGATGCCGTCGTCAAGCGCACCGACGCGAACCTCGCCGTCATCGGCGCCCGCGCGACCGTCGGGCCGTTCTCGTATCTGCGGCCCGGCACGGTGCTCGGTGCGGAGGGGAAGATCGGCGCGTACGTCGAGACGAAGAACTCCCGGATCGGGGAGGGGAGCAAGGTGCCGCACCTGTCCTACGTCGGGGACGCCACGGTGGGGCGTCATGTCAATCTCGGCGCCGGCACCATCACGGCCAACTACGATGACGTGCACAAACACCCCACCGAGATCGGCGACGAGGTGCACACCGGCTCCCACACCGTGCTCGTCGCGCCCGTTAAGCTGGGAGCAGGTGCGAAGACCGGTGCAGGCGCCGTCGTCCGCAAGGACGTCCCCGCGGGGTCGCTGGCCATGAGCGTCGCCCCTCAGCGGAACATCGAGGGGTGGGTCGAGAAGAACAGAGCAGGGACCGACGCGGCGGACGCCGCCGCGCGGGCACGATCGGCGGAATAGGCGGCAGGGATGGGCCACAAGAAGAAGGCGGCGGCACGGGATCGGGAGAACGGGGTCGCCCCCGGCCTGATCGCGAAGACCAAGAAGCGACTGGTGGTCGCCGGCGGCCGTTCCCACCCGGAGCTGACCGCCGCCGTCGCCGCGGCGCTGGGCCAGGAGATGGCTCCCGTCGAGCATCGCACCTTCGCCTCCGGCGAGATCTACGCGCGGTTCGAGGTGTCGATCCGGGGCTGCGACCTGTTCATCGTGCAGTCCTTCGGGGAACCGATCAACGAGTGGCTCATGGAGACGCTCATCATGCTGGACGCGGCCAAGCGGGCATCCGCCAAGCGCATCACCGTCGTCGCCCCGTACTACCCGTACTCCCGGCAGGACAAGAAGGGGCGCGGACGCGAGCCGATCAGCGCCCGCCTGGTCGCCGACATGCTCAAGGTCGCCGGCGCCGACCGGGTCATGAGCGTCGACCTGCACGCCGCGCAGATCCAGGGCTTCTTCGACGGCCCCGTCGACCATCTGTTCGCCAAGCCCGTGCTGCTGAAGCACTTCGAGGAGACCCTGACGCCCGAAGACCGTGAGACGCTCACGATCGTCTCGCCCGACATGGGCCGCGTGCGAGTGGCCGACACCTGGTCGGACAGCCTCGGCGCGCCGCTGGCGATCATCCACAAGCGCCGTGACCCGAAGGTCGCCAATCAGGTCTCGGTGCACGAGATCGTCGGAACCGTGAACGATCGCACCTGTCTGCTCGTGGACGACATGATCGACACCGGGGGCACGATCGTCAAGGCCGCGCAGGCGCTGAAGGACAACGGCGCGCGCAAGGTCATCGTCGCCGCCACGCACGCCATCTTCAGCGATCCGGCCGCCGGGCGCCTGCAGGACTCCTCGATCGACCAGGTGGTCGTCACCGACACCGTCCCGCTCGCCGAGTCCCGTCGCTGGGACGGGCTCATCGTGCTCCCCATCGCTCCGTTGCTGGCCCGTGCCATCAAGCAGGTGTTCGAGGACGGGTCCGTGACGAGCATGTTCAACGGAGCCGCTTGAACGGCGCCGCCCTTTCGCAGTGATCCCGTCCCCGACCGCGCTTCGTCAGCGCGTGCTCGCCGTCCTCGGCGCGATCTCGATGTACCGGCTGGTGCTCTGCGCCCTCGTCGCGCTGGCGGTCGTGGCGCTCGGGTTCTCCCTCACCGGTCTCGTCGGCCCCACGGCGGGGGAGATCCTGGCATCCTTCGTGGTGCTTGCCGTCGTCATCTCCGCCGTCGACGCCGCAGCGCAGCGCATCCTGCGGCTGCCGTGGCGGGTGGAGTCATCACTGGTGACCGCCCTGGTCCTGCTGTTCGTGCTGCAGCCGTCGCTGAGCGCGGCCGGACTGGCGGGCACCGCCCTCGCCGGCGCCCTGGCGAGTCTGTCGAAGTACCTGATCGCCTGGCGCGGCCGTCACGTGCTCAACCCGGCTGCCTTCGGCGCCGCGGTCGTGACGGTGTTCGGGCTGGGGTCGTTCTCGTCGTGGTGGGTGGGCACTCCGGTGCTGTCGGTGGCCGTCGCCGTGCTCGGCCTCCTCGTGCTGTGGCGCACCGAGAAGGTGCGCATCGTCCTGGTCTTCCTCGTGGTGGTGGTCGTCGTCTCCGTGGTGCGGCAGGCCGTCGGGCTGCACCGGTCCGGTGAGGGGTTCGACTCCGTGGATGCCGTCGTGTTCGCGATCTCGCACACCCCGTACCTGTTCCTCGGCGCCTTCATGCTGTCCGAGCCCCTGACGCTGCCTCCGCGGCGCTGGCAGCAGTTCATCGTCGCGGCCCTGGTGGGCGCGCTGGCAGGCTGGCCGATCCCCGTGGCGGGCCTGTTCACTCTGGGTCAGGAGCGCGCGCTGCTGCTGGGAAACGTGCTCGCCTTCGTCTTCGCCGTGCGCGGTTCGGTGCGCCTGGTGCTGGAGAAGCGCCGGATGGTCACCCCCACCGCGCAGGAGCTCACCTTCCGGGCGCGAGGGCGGCTGAGCTTCCTGCCCGGCCAGTACCTCGAGCTGGACGTTCCGCACCGGCATCCGGATGCCCGCGGTACGCGCCGCGAGTTCAGCATCGTCTCCGCTCCCGCCGACCTGCCGACCCTGCGCATCGCGTACAAGAACGGCGACCAGCGGCATCCGTCGAGCTACAAGAGGGCTCTCGCCGCCGCGCAGCCCGGTGCGGCACTGGCTGTCACCGGGACCTGGGGCGACTTCCTGCTGCCGCGCGGGCCCTCGCCGGTGCTCATGGTGGCGGCGGGGATCGGCGTCACGCCGTTCGTCTCGCAGCTGCGTCAGCTGCAGGCGACGGGTGTGCGACGCGACATCGTGCTCGTCTACGTCGCCTCCGAGGCGGCGGAGCTCGCGTTCCGCGACGAACTGGAGGCGACGGGCGTGCGTGCCGTGGTCTTCACACGCGACGAGCCGCAGGACCTGGGGCCGGGATGGAGCTGGGCGGGCGGTGCGCGGCTGGACGCTGAAGGGCTCGAGCGCGAGGTGGCCGACATCGCCGCACGTCATGCCTTCATCTCCGGGCCACCGCGGCTGATCGCCGACCTGGCGCCGGCCTTGCAGAAGGCACGCAGTCTCACAACCGACGCCTTCGCCGGCTACTGAGTGGAAGCCAGCGGCAGTCGCACGGTGAACGTCGTGTCGCCCGGGGTGCTGGCCACCTCGATCGTCCCGCCGTGCCCCTCCACGATGGCCTTCGCGATGGCCAGGCCCAGTCCCGTCCCGCCGGTGCGGCGGGCGCGGGAGGCGTCACCGCGGGCGAAGCGCGCGAACATCTCGTCGCGCACGTCGGGATCGATCCCGGGGCCGTCGTCGTGCACGCGCAGGACGGCGTCGCCGCCCTCGACGGCCAGGGACAGGGTGATGGTGGTGCCGGTCGGGGTGTGC from Microbacterium soli includes:
- a CDS encoding methionine ABC transporter ATP-binding protein — encoded protein: MSIVSLVDVVKTYPPASRGGRAVTAVDGVSLEIEAGDVLGIIGYSGAGKSTLVRLINALEPASSGTITVDGVDITGLRERELRRMRGGIGMIFQQFNLFASKTVHANIAYPLRLAGWSKPDIDARVGELLSFVGLADRGRAFPEQLSGGQKQRVGIARALATRPAILLADEATSALDPQTTHEVLDLLRRANAEQGVTIVVITHEMDVIQSIATKVAVMERGRVIEQGDVFEVFSAPRNPASQRFVRTVVKGIPTPAEAAALRRRHTGRLVTFSFRDGDSSQARVFLDLARSGLEFELVYGGINDIRGRAFGHLTLAIRGEGASVDAALDRIRTHATVTEIGEGEL
- a CDS encoding MetQ/NlpA family ABC transporter substrate-binding protein — encoded protein: MSRRIITFASIATATALIASLAGCSSGPASSEPTDEAAAEQTVRIGVVGKSDAQWPAFVAAAADEGIDVELVDFASYEQPNPALSAKELDINQFQHIVYLAGYNVASGDDLVPIGSTGIYPLGLYSQKVDSVEEIRQGDTVAVPDDASNQARALLVLQSAGLIELSSGGTIFSDLSDIDEEHSKVEVIALEAALIPNSLPDVAAAIINNDFVTQAGLRFEDAIAQDDPSDANALPYVNIFATRAEDKDNETYLRLVDIFQNDPAVQAGLAEASGDTIVPLKTPIADLEASLAKVEKDTEAQG
- the glmU gene encoding bifunctional UDP-N-acetylglucosamine diphosphorylase/glucosamine-1-phosphate N-acetyltransferase GlmU, whose protein sequence is MSENPLAIIVLAAGAGTRMKSRLPKVLHQIGGRPLVGHVLSTARALGAQHIEVVVRHERDQVVAALAEQYPDAEIVDQDEIPGTGRAVQVALDALPEDFDGDVLVLSGDVPLLQPDTLRRLIDGHRAAAAAATVLSAHLPDPTGYGRVIRSADGVVERIVEQKDATDDEAAVTEINAGVYVFRARPLRTHLARVGRSNAQQEMYLTDVIGLLRSAAEPVAAEVADDAAATFGVNDRAQLAEAGRVLNQRIVRRWQREGVTIVDPATTWIDDDAVLAPDVTILPHTQLLRATVIAAGATIGPDTTLVDTEVGEDAVVKRTDANLAVIGARATVGPFSYLRPGTVLGAEGKIGAYVETKNSRIGEGSKVPHLSYVGDATVGRHVNLGAGTITANYDDVHKHPTEIGDEVHTGSHTVLVAPVKLGAGAKTGAGAVVRKDVPAGSLAMSVAPQRNIEGWVEKNRAGTDAADAAARARSAE
- a CDS encoding pseudouridine synthase, which translates into the protein MLSPLPVRDGVGATRLHLPLTGPWPTVGAFMAERFFHLEPERLLARFDRGEIVARDGTPLTRLTPLGEHEFVWYYREPPVERHIPFEVEVLHRDDDLVVVDKPHFLPTTPGGKYVQNSALVRLRNLLGLPELTPVHRLDRATAGLLMFAVRPEVRGAYQLMFERREVEKVYEAVSALPDGWDPAAPALDGHPFPLVYRNHIEKRRGHVCVRVDADRDPNSETLIELVAADERVLHTRLRPRSGKMHQLRVHLAALGAGILGDSFYPDLLPEAPDDHALPLQLLARELRFVDPLSGRRREFVTRRVLQEAPRTR
- a CDS encoding tripartite tricarboxylate transporter permease, with protein sequence MEIINGLLDALQPSYLISALIGVLAGTLVGVLPGLGPSATIGMLLPVTLLFGDPGASIAMLAGVFYGAMYGGSTTAIVANIPGEVASIPTTYDGFPMAKKGRAGQALWISAVGSFFAGTIGLILLTLVGATLARFALSFTPAAYLALLVFALVAVICLNEGSVIKAIGAAAFGMVLISVGVDEVSGGQLRMTFGIGVLREGLELVPIIVGLFGVTEVLMSAESGIKSFHSGPLGKMMPRGKELKRGFAGILRGTALGFPLGLLPGANPAVASFMAYDLEKRVSRHPERFGRGAIEGVAAPEAANNANAQAGFIPLMSLGIPTTSSLAILMAAFMMFGLQPGPLLFTGDNAGIAWAIIGSMYIGNVMLLVLNLPLVGLWAKISVIPIKYMGPAILAVCIIASYSTRNSMFDVWVTIVFGVIGYLMRKAHWPLSPLILGLIIGPMIEARLAQTLSLPNGLGTLVSTPVPLIILILTIAIIAVSVRLRRVIPTEHREEMLEEAS
- a CDS encoding ribose-phosphate diphosphokinase — translated: MGHKKKAAARDRENGVAPGLIAKTKKRLVVAGGRSHPELTAAVAAALGQEMAPVEHRTFASGEIYARFEVSIRGCDLFIVQSFGEPINEWLMETLIMLDAAKRASAKRITVVAPYYPYSRQDKKGRGREPISARLVADMLKVAGADRVMSVDLHAAQIQGFFDGPVDHLFAKPVLLKHFEETLTPEDRETLTIVSPDMGRVRVADTWSDSLGAPLAIIHKRRDPKVANQVSVHEIVGTVNDRTCLLVDDMIDTGGTIVKAAQALKDNGARKVIVAATHAIFSDPAAGRLQDSSIDQVVVTDTVPLAESRRWDGLIVLPIAPLLARAIKQVFEDGSVTSMFNGAA
- a CDS encoding tripartite tricarboxylate transporter TctB family protein encodes the protein MRIGSRTIDGKDVTTALIFIVVSVISLFEGIRLSLNPPAFRMNQVLKPGWYLILIAVLLLASGVGYLVTLIVKAPKTAPDAVDDAGTGDEDVAPPVRNGLMSRLLWLIAALVGYGVLIAVLGYVLATPIFFLSASIIFGVRKILPLVIMTVGLSAVLVFVFIYLLRVRMPTGLFDLFNI
- a CDS encoding MarR family winged helix-turn-helix transcriptional regulator; this translates as MSEVDEVDRIVSAWNVQRPDLDFSPLEVLSRMDRLSRQLDRARREVFHRSDIEPWEWDVLSALRRAGAPFKLSPKQLLQQTLVSSGTMTNRIDRLVSRRFVRREADPRDGRSILVLLTDEGRVRVDAAITRLVDAEAEMLHALPRTERDRLAGLLRKLSLSFDP
- a CDS encoding FAD-dependent oxidoreductase → MIPSPTALRQRVLAVLGAISMYRLVLCALVALAVVALGFSLTGLVGPTAGEILASFVVLAVVISAVDAAAQRILRLPWRVESSLVTALVLLFVLQPSLSAAGLAGTALAGALASLSKYLIAWRGRHVLNPAAFGAAVVTVFGLGSFSSWWVGTPVLSVAVAVLGLLVLWRTEKVRIVLVFLVVVVVVSVVRQAVGLHRSGEGFDSVDAVVFAISHTPYLFLGAFMLSEPLTLPPRRWQQFIVAALVGALAGWPIPVAGLFTLGQERALLLGNVLAFVFAVRGSVRLVLEKRRMVTPTAQELTFRARGRLSFLPGQYLELDVPHRHPDARGTRREFSIVSAPADLPTLRIAYKNGDQRHPSSYKRALAAAQPGAALAVTGTWGDFLLPRGPSPVLMVAAGIGVTPFVSQLRQLQATGVRRDIVLVYVASEAAELAFRDELEATGVRAVVFTRDEPQDLGPGWSWAGGARLDAEGLEREVADIAARHAFISGPPRLIADLAPALQKARSLTTDAFAGY
- a CDS encoding methionine ABC transporter permease → MDRLNQLWPEFWDAALETLYMTSYALVLAGVLGTVIGVGLYVTRPGGLLPNRLIAGLLELLVNFFRPIPFVIFIAVLQPVTRAVIGIGIGTTAGAFAIGIAAAFAIGRIVEQHLVSVPSGVIEAARSMGAGPWRILLTVAIPESLGPLILGYTFIVVALIDMTAMAGMVGGGGLGAFAQIYGFRRFEPVVMWAAIVLIVVFVHLVQLLGTRLARKTMRR